In the genome of Variibacter gotjawalensis, one region contains:
- a CDS encoding branched-chain amino acid ABC transporter permease, with protein MQFVFVLEQVLNGLLSGAYYLLIALGLSLIFSLGGIVNLAHGGFYAIGAYAAVVLTQRLGFAPAFVLSPLLVAMLGVVIERLLFRRFYRADPILSLLLTFGLAMVIEQGLRIIFGASPQPFSIPPELRGQIFLGDFIYPRYRVIVLGIATLAVTATWFIVYRTAFGRVVRAGVQNPDMVAALGISLSPYMTAIAALGIGLAGLAGVMLAPISGVHPAMGAEILTSAFVVVVIGGLGSFWGVIAAAALVGVVKGVTIYFNPSWGEASMYLLMALVLLVRPRGLFGERIERFE; from the coding sequence GTGCAATTCGTCTTCGTCCTTGAACAAGTTCTGAACGGCCTGTTGTCCGGCGCGTATTACCTGCTGATCGCGCTCGGGCTATCGCTTATCTTTTCGCTCGGCGGCATCGTCAATCTCGCGCATGGCGGCTTCTACGCGATCGGCGCTTACGCCGCTGTGGTGCTGACACAGCGCCTCGGCTTTGCGCCGGCTTTCGTGTTGTCGCCGCTGCTCGTCGCGATGCTCGGCGTCGTCATCGAGCGCTTGCTGTTCCGCCGCTTCTATCGCGCCGACCCGATCCTCAGCCTGCTGCTCACATTCGGGCTTGCGATGGTGATCGAGCAGGGCTTGCGCATCATCTTCGGCGCATCGCCGCAGCCGTTCTCGATCCCGCCCGAATTGCGCGGGCAAATCTTTCTCGGCGACTTCATCTATCCGCGCTACCGCGTGATCGTGCTCGGCATCGCGACACTCGCAGTTACGGCGACGTGGTTCATCGTTTATCGCACGGCCTTCGGCCGCGTCGTGCGCGCCGGCGTGCAGAATCCCGATATGGTCGCGGCACTCGGCATTTCGCTGTCGCCCTACATGACAGCGATTGCGGCGCTCGGCATCGGTCTCGCGGGTCTTGCCGGCGTGATGCTGGCGCCGATCTCGGGCGTGCATCCCGCGATGGGCGCGGAAATCCTGACATCGGCGTTCGTCGTCGTTGTGATCGGCGGCTTGGGTTCGTTTTGGGGCGTCATCGCTGCGGCCGCGTTGGTCGGCGTCGTCAAGGGCGTGACGATTTACTTCAACCCGTCGTGGGGTGAAGCGTCGATGTATCTGCTGATGGCGCTGGTGCTGTTGGTGCGTCCGCGCGGGTTGTTCGGCGAGCGCATCGAGAGATTCGAGTGA
- a CDS encoding ABC transporter substrate-binding protein, whose translation MIHRVSRRSLIKGAAGAALLGGVGMPAISRAQSDVIRIGHLTPLTGFLGPVGEYAVMGVKLAAEEVNAAGGIMGRKVELVLEDSVNPQTASSKAERLVERDKVSMIIGEISSASGLAIGQVANRLKTVFINTGCNSDALRGANCNPFMFHIEAANSMYVETAGNYFLRENLVKGKKWFTLTADYAFGHDLSRVARGFLQKHGGTLVGDELVPTDATDFSPYLLKIRQARPDVVASNLAGNQITNFIKQYAEYGLPFPIGGFGFDTVVAWGAGKGNFAGIWPLPWHHLVDTPSSRKFVEAFTKKYGKPPENQSWGDYHAFKLTAQAMNEMKSNESVKLSEHLRKGAKFDIGKSREGYFRPYDNQMIMEMYAVRAKEASKQKDQWDIYEALGTVPAPGEDLEVLAPPKDGACKMPA comes from the coding sequence ATGATCCACAGAGTTTCTCGCCGTTCGCTGATCAAGGGCGCCGCCGGCGCGGCATTGCTCGGCGGCGTCGGCATGCCGGCAATCTCGCGCGCGCAGTCGGATGTGATCCGCATCGGTCACCTCACGCCGCTCACCGGCTTCTTGGGCCCGGTCGGCGAATATGCCGTGATGGGCGTGAAGCTCGCGGCCGAGGAAGTGAATGCTGCCGGCGGCATCATGGGCCGCAAGGTCGAGCTGGTGCTGGAAGACTCCGTCAATCCGCAGACCGCATCGTCGAAGGCCGAGCGGTTGGTCGAGCGCGACAAGGTCTCGATGATCATCGGCGAAATCTCGTCAGCTTCTGGCCTCGCGATCGGCCAAGTCGCAAACCGGCTCAAGACCGTTTTCATCAATACAGGCTGTAACTCGGACGCGCTGCGCGGCGCGAACTGCAATCCTTTCATGTTCCACATCGAGGCCGCCAACTCGATGTATGTCGAGACGGCTGGCAACTACTTCTTGCGCGAGAATCTCGTGAAGGGGAAGAAGTGGTTCACGCTGACGGCCGACTATGCGTTCGGTCACGATCTCTCGCGCGTCGCGCGCGGCTTCCTGCAGAAGCATGGCGGCACATTGGTTGGCGATGAACTCGTGCCGACCGATGCAACCGACTTCTCGCCGTATCTTCTCAAGATCCGTCAGGCGCGGCCGGACGTCGTTGCGTCGAATCTCGCCGGCAACCAGATCACCAACTTCATCAAGCAATATGCCGAATATGGCCTGCCGTTCCCGATCGGCGGTTTCGGCTTCGATACTGTCGTGGCGTGGGGCGCCGGCAAAGGCAATTTCGCCGGCATCTGGCCTCTGCCGTGGCATCACCTCGTCGACACGCCGAGCTCGAGGAAGTTCGTCGAGGCGTTCACCAAAAAGTACGGCAAGCCGCCGGAAAACCAATCGTGGGGCGACTATCACGCCTTCAAGCTCACCGCGCAGGCGATGAACGAAATGAAGTCGAACGAGTCGGTGAAGCTCTCGGAGCATCTACGCAAAGGCGCGAAGTTCGACATCGGCAAGTCGCGCGAGGGCTACTTCCGGCCTTACGACAACCAGATGATCATGGAGATGTACGCGGTCCGCGCGAAGGAAGCGTCGAAGCAAAAGGATCAGTGGGACATCTACGAGGCGCTCGGCACCGTGCCGGCGCCGGGCGAGGATCTCGAAGTCCTCGCGCCGCCGAAGGATGGCGCCTGCAAGATGCCGGCGTAA
- a CDS encoding GntR family transcriptional regulator, whose amino-acid sequence MKPQARRNPASGETLGESVNASLRERLIGGEVSPGEKLSIRAVAESLGVSMTPVRHAVSRLVAENALEVLPKSAVRVPPMSLEQYRELTTVRLAIEGMAAEAAAKNRTKADIARISAADAAFRRQQRAARPDLGAAVRTNKDFHFAVYRASAMPTLVRIIEGLWLRVGPIINLDLRSSAMRLRAHVAEQHHAAALAAIERGDAKAARAAIVADIAGTARYIEQQNWLTED is encoded by the coding sequence GTGAAACCGCAGGCACGGCGCAACCCCGCTAGCGGAGAGACGCTGGGCGAGAGCGTCAACGCGAGCCTGCGCGAGCGCCTGATCGGCGGCGAAGTGTCGCCCGGCGAAAAGCTTTCGATCCGCGCCGTCGCTGAATCGCTCGGTGTCAGCATGACGCCGGTGCGCCACGCCGTTTCGCGGCTGGTTGCCGAGAACGCGCTGGAAGTTCTGCCGAAAAGCGCCGTCCGCGTGCCGCCGATGTCCCTCGAGCAGTATCGCGAACTCACCACCGTGCGCCTCGCGATTGAGGGAATGGCGGCCGAGGCCGCCGCAAAAAACCGAACCAAGGCCGACATCGCACGGATCAGCGCCGCAGACGCCGCCTTCCGCCGTCAGCAACGTGCGGCGCGACCGGATCTCGGCGCGGCGGTACGCACCAACAAAGATTTTCACTTCGCGGTTTATCGCGCATCCGCAATGCCGACGCTTGTGCGGATTATCGAAGGCCTATGGCTGCGCGTCGGGCCGATCATCAATCTCGATCTGCGTTCGAGCGCGATGCGTCTGCGCGCGCACGTCGCCGAACAGCACCACGCGGCCGCGCTCGCGGCGATCGAACGCGGTGACGCGAAAGCCGCTCGCGCCGCGATCGTCGCCGATATCGCAGGCACTGCGCGATACATCGAACAACAAAATTGGCTGACCGAAGATTAG
- a CDS encoding SDR family oxidoreductase — MDMGISGLRVLVTAGASGIGREVVRAFIAEDAKVHTCDVDRDALAALKTSDPKVTQSVADVSDRDQVSKLFDDALKALGGLDVLVNNAGIAGPTGKIEDIHPDDWDRCLAINITGQYNCARLAVPHLRQSQNASMVCVSSLAGRLGFAMRTPYAAAKWAVVGLMKSLAIELGEDGIRVNAILPGVVEGDRQERVLQAKAQARGVSFNQVRDEALAAVSMHTMVTPQQLADMMVFLASPRGRTISGQAISICGDTQMLA; from the coding sequence GTGGACATGGGAATCAGCGGCCTGCGCGTGCTCGTCACGGCAGGCGCGAGCGGCATCGGCCGCGAGGTCGTTCGTGCCTTCATCGCGGAAGACGCCAAGGTGCACACCTGCGATGTCGACCGAGATGCACTCGCGGCGTTGAAAACAAGCGATCCGAAAGTTACGCAGTCCGTCGCGGATGTCTCCGATCGCGATCAGGTCTCGAAACTTTTCGATGATGCGCTCAAAGCGCTCGGCGGTCTCGATGTGCTCGTCAATAACGCCGGCATCGCGGGACCGACCGGGAAGATCGAGGACATTCATCCGGACGATTGGGACCGCTGCCTCGCGATCAACATCACGGGTCAGTACAATTGCGCGCGGCTTGCCGTGCCGCATCTGCGCCAGAGCCAAAACGCATCGATGGTCTGCGTGTCATCACTCGCCGGCCGGCTCGGCTTCGCGATGCGAACACCCTACGCAGCGGCGAAATGGGCCGTCGTCGGCCTCATGAAATCGCTCGCTATCGAACTCGGCGAAGACGGCATCCGCGTCAACGCGATCCTGCCGGGCGTCGTCGAGGGCGATCGCCAGGAGCGCGTGCTGCAGGCGAAAGCGCAAGCGCGCGGCGTCTCCTTCAATCAGGTGCGCGACGAAGCGCTCGCCGCCGTCTCGATGCACACGATGGTAACGCCGCAACAACTCGCCGACATGATGGTGTTCCTCGCCAGCCCCCGCGGCCGCACGATCTCGGGTCAAGCCATCTCGATCTGCGGCGACACCCAGATGTTGGCTTAA
- a CDS encoding DUF1150 family protein has protein sequence MTNVLTQEALQHLGDGSIAYVKAIRSEDVKSLFPQAPDIQPGVQLFTLNAADGTPIMLTDSRESAIAGAFQHELQAVSVH, from the coding sequence ATGACAAATGTTCTGACACAGGAAGCACTGCAGCACCTCGGCGATGGCAGCATCGCCTACGTGAAGGCAATTCGCTCCGAAGACGTGAAGAGCCTGTTCCCGCAGGCTCCGGATATCCAGCCGGGCGTGCAGCTTTTCACGCTGAACGCAGCAGATGGAACGCCTATTATGCTGACCGATAGCCGCGAGTCGGCGATCGCTGGCGCGTTCCAGCACGAATTGCAAGCCGTCAGCGTCCACTGA
- a CDS encoding Hsp20 family protein, producing the protein MSRISSLSSPFLLGFDEIERALDRVSKAADGYPPYNIERLPRDGANPERLRITLAVAGFTRDQLDVTVEENQLVIRGKQVDDKQREYLHRGIAARQFQRTFVLADGMDVLGADLNHGLLAVDLARPEPERIVRSITIGDTGKGK; encoded by the coding sequence ATGTCGCGAATTTCTTCGCTATCCAGTCCGTTTCTTCTGGGCTTCGACGAGATCGAGCGAGCGCTCGACCGCGTCAGCAAAGCTGCCGACGGCTATCCGCCCTACAACATCGAACGCCTTCCGCGCGATGGGGCGAACCCCGAACGGCTGCGTATCACCCTGGCGGTGGCTGGTTTCACCCGAGATCAGCTCGACGTCACGGTGGAGGAGAACCAGCTCGTCATCCGAGGCAAACAAGTCGACGACAAGCAGCGGGAATACCTGCACCGCGGAATCGCGGCGCGGCAGTTCCAGCGCACTTTTGTCCTCGCCGATGGAATGGACGTGCTGGGGGCTGACCTCAACCACGGTCTCCTTGCTGTCGACCTCGCCCGCCCCGAACCGGAGCGGATCGTACGGTCGATTACCATCGGGGACACGGGGAAGGGCAAGTGA
- a CDS encoding antitoxin Xre-like helix-turn-helix domain-containing protein → MAASTTTPLATDSLTARPPQTFASEDDRKRLTPTALEAVRNLAKSWDVTGDEMAALLGVSSSTWDRIRSASWRQSLSQDQLTRASAMIGVFKGLHLLFADGMADRWIKLRNSGPLFSNRSPIETMIEGGIPAMLEVRRYVDALRGGL, encoded by the coding sequence ATGGCTGCATCGACAACCACCCCTCTCGCCACTGATTCGTTAACGGCGAGACCGCCGCAAACTTTTGCGAGCGAGGACGACCGCAAGCGCCTGACGCCGACCGCGCTCGAGGCAGTCCGAAACCTCGCCAAATCGTGGGACGTCACCGGCGACGAGATGGCCGCTTTGCTTGGGGTCTCCTCCAGCACCTGGGATCGCATCCGAAGCGCGTCCTGGCGACAATCGTTGTCGCAAGATCAGCTGACTCGCGCGTCCGCGATGATCGGCGTTTTCAAAGGTCTCCATCTTCTCTTTGCCGACGGCATGGCCGACCGCTGGATCAAATTGCGCAACAGCGGGCCATTGTTTTCCAACCGCTCACCCATCGAAACCATGATCGAAGGCGGCATCCCGGCGATGCTCGAAGTCCGCCGCTACGTCGACGCACTGCGCGGGGGCTTGTGA
- a CDS encoding RES family NAD+ phosphorylase, which produces MTTLPFPVTRIAFERTVRLVSSARLRDPVLLKLVDQASLTDLAEIESATSGRLLTQHRTMPGLLASGFPHANFVNAAFAYFRPRDLNRFNGTDQGAWYAALSVETCQAEVEYHLTRELTRVGEYNATVEYAEMFASFAGEFVDLRGVVPKPECLDPDTAIGYPAGNALAAITRAAHHNGIVYPSVRHTSGTCLVALWPSAVQSVAQGQVLRAVWSGAPKPNWTAA; this is translated from the coding sequence GTGACGACCCTACCCTTCCCGGTGACGCGCATTGCGTTCGAACGAACCGTCCGGCTCGTCTCGTCGGCGCGGCTGCGCGATCCCGTTTTGCTCAAGCTCGTCGACCAAGCTTCGCTCACCGATCTCGCCGAGATCGAAAGCGCAACAAGCGGCCGCCTTCTCACGCAACATCGAACGATGCCCGGTCTCCTCGCATCCGGCTTTCCGCACGCAAATTTTGTCAACGCGGCCTTCGCTTATTTTCGGCCGCGCGATCTCAATCGCTTTAATGGCACGGACCAAGGCGCGTGGTATGCGGCGCTGAGCGTCGAAACCTGCCAGGCCGAGGTCGAATATCATCTCACACGCGAGCTCACGCGCGTCGGCGAGTACAACGCCACGGTAGAGTATGCTGAAATGTTTGCGAGCTTCGCAGGCGAATTCGTCGACCTACGCGGCGTTGTGCCGAAACCCGAGTGCCTCGATCCCGATACGGCGATCGGTTATCCGGCCGGCAACGCTCTCGCCGCGATCACGCGCGCCGCGCATCACAACGGCATCGTTTATCCGTCTGTCCGGCACACGAGCGGCACGTGTCTTGTCGCGCTATGGCCGTCTGCAGTTCAGTCCGTCGCGCAGGGACAAGTCTTACGCGCCGTATGGTCCGGCGCGCCGAAACCAAACTGGACCGCTGCCTAA
- a CDS encoding sn-glycerol-3-phosphate import ATP-binding protein UgpC, with the protein MAEITLKDVRKTYLGGFEAVKGITFDIPDGSFCVLVGPSGCGKSTLLRMVAGVETISSGEVKIGDRVVNNIEPSERDIAMVFQNYALYPHMTVYDNMAYGLRNRKTPKDTIDKLVKDAARILEIEPFLERKPRALSGGQRQRVAMGRAIVRQPKAFLFDEPLSNLDAKLRVSMRVEIKKLQRRFETTSIYVTHDQLEAMTLADQLVVMNGGRVEQMGNPLAIYEKPATTFVATFIGAPPMNLLKLSAADLGTLVSGINVPAEGAILGVRPEDFEIGEAAPHGGLTLPLTVDAAERVGPESFVYGTLGRGGDVIVRTPGQIVPAIGTKITAIAKREKLHLFSTDGSKRLDV; encoded by the coding sequence ATGGCTGAAATCACCCTCAAAGACGTCCGCAAGACTTATCTCGGCGGCTTCGAAGCCGTGAAGGGGATCACCTTCGATATTCCGGACGGCTCCTTCTGCGTGCTCGTCGGCCCATCTGGGTGCGGTAAGTCGACGCTGTTGCGCATGGTCGCTGGCGTCGAAACCATCTCGTCGGGCGAAGTGAAGATCGGCGACCGCGTCGTCAACAACATCGAGCCATCCGAGCGCGACATCGCGATGGTCTTTCAGAATTATGCGCTCTATCCGCACATGACCGTCTACGACAACATGGCGTATGGACTGCGCAATCGGAAAACGCCGAAGGACACGATTGACAAGCTGGTGAAGGACGCGGCGAGGATCCTTGAGATCGAGCCGTTCCTCGAACGCAAGCCGCGTGCGCTCTCGGGTGGCCAGCGCCAGCGTGTCGCGATGGGGCGCGCGATCGTGCGGCAGCCGAAGGCGTTCCTGTTCGACGAACCGCTGTCGAATCTCGATGCGAAGCTGCGCGTTTCGATGCGCGTTGAGATCAAGAAACTTCAGCGCCGCTTCGAGACGACGTCGATCTACGTCACGCACGATCAGCTCGAAGCGATGACACTTGCGGATCAGCTCGTCGTGATGAATGGCGGCCGCGTCGAGCAGATGGGTAATCCGCTCGCGATCTACGAGAAGCCCGCAACGACGTTCGTCGCGACCTTCATCGGCGCGCCGCCGATGAATCTGCTGAAGCTCTCGGCGGCCGATCTCGGCACGCTAGTCTCCGGCATCAATGTGCCGGCCGAAGGCGCTATCCTCGGTGTGCGTCCGGAAGATTTCGAGATCGGCGAAGCCGCGCCGCATGGCGGTCTGACGTTGCCGCTGACGGTCGATGCGGCAGAGCGCGTCGGGCCGGAAAGCTTCGTCTATGGAACGCTCGGACGCGGCGGCGATGTCATCGTGCGCACGCCGGGGCAGATCGTGCCGGCGATCGGGACGAAGATTACGGCGATCGCAAAGCGCGAGAAGTTGCACCTCTTCAGCACCGATGGATCGAAGCGCCTCGACGTTTAG
- the ugpE gene encoding sn-glycerol-3-phosphate ABC transporter permease UgpE — protein sequence MVENNRFGNLIPHAVLWIGIAIVAFPVYLAFVASTHEPTIISNGQMPLTPGPYFFENYYRTIFVGTSGTTREPVGTMLLNSLIMALTITFGKILISLLSAYAIVYFQFPFRMAAFWLIFITLMLPVEVRIFPTYQVASDLRLLDSYAGLALPLIASATATLLFRQFFMTVPDELVEASRIDGAGPFRFFKDTLLPLSRTNMAALFVILFIYGWNQYLWPLLITTRDDMQTIVIGIKKMIVTSDALTEWQIVMATAMLAMIPPVAVVILMQKLFVRGLVETEK from the coding sequence ATGGTCGAGAACAATCGCTTCGGCAATCTCATCCCGCACGCGGTGCTGTGGATCGGAATCGCGATCGTAGCGTTCCCGGTTTATCTCGCGTTCGTCGCGTCGACGCACGAGCCGACGATCATCTCCAACGGCCAGATGCCTCTGACGCCTGGACCGTATTTCTTCGAAAACTACTACCGCACGATTTTCGTCGGCACGAGCGGCACCACCCGCGAGCCGGTCGGGACCATGTTGCTCAACAGTTTGATCATGGCGCTGACGATTACGTTCGGCAAAATTCTGATCTCGCTGCTGTCGGCCTACGCGATCGTCTACTTTCAGTTTCCGTTCCGCATGGCAGCGTTCTGGCTGATCTTCATTACGCTGATGCTACCGGTCGAAGTGCGTATCTTCCCGACCTATCAGGTCGCATCTGACCTACGATTGCTCGACAGTTACGCGGGTCTCGCGTTGCCGCTCATCGCGTCGGCAACCGCGACGCTTCTGTTCCGGCAGTTCTTCATGACGGTGCCGGATGAGCTCGTCGAAGCCTCGCGTATCGATGGGGCAGGCCCGTTCCGCTTCTTCAAGGATACGCTGCTGCCGCTCTCGCGCACCAACATGGCGGCGTTGTTCGTCATTCTCTTCATTTACGGCTGGAATCAATATCTCTGGCCGTTGCTGATCACGACGCGCGACGACATGCAGACCATCGTCATCGGCATCAAGAAGATGATCGTGACGTCGGATGCTTTGACCGAATGGCAGATCGTGATGGCGACCGCGATGCTCGCGATGATTCCGCCGGTCGCTGTCGTGATCCTGATGCAGAAATTGTTCGTGCGTGGTCTTGTCGAGACGGAAAAGTGA
- the ugpA gene encoding sn-glycerol-3-phosphate ABC transporter permease UgpA has product MKRAIFSHKWLPYALLTPQLAVVLIFFYWPASQAVWQSFLLQDAFGLSTRFVWFENYKELLAQPEYYRTIWTTIIFSAAVSFSSLSIALLLAVMADKPMRGGSIYRTLLIWPYAVAPAVAGVLWAFMFQPSLGILAKGLRDLGVDWNPLLNGNHALTLVIAASTWKQISYNFLFFLAGLAAIPRSVIEAAAIDGARPTRRFWTIIFPLLSPTTFFLLVVNIVYAFFDTFGIIDAMTGGGPSKATETLVYKVYHDGKLGGDLGGSAAQSVILMIMVIGLTAIQFRYIERKVTY; this is encoded by the coding sequence ATGAAGCGCGCGATCTTCAGTCACAAATGGCTGCCGTATGCGCTGCTAACGCCGCAGCTCGCCGTTGTTCTGATCTTCTTCTACTGGCCGGCGAGCCAGGCGGTGTGGCAGTCGTTTCTGCTGCAGGACGCGTTCGGTTTGTCGACGCGGTTCGTCTGGTTCGAGAATTATAAGGAGTTGCTCGCGCAGCCCGAATATTATCGAACCATTTGGACGACCATCATCTTCTCGGCAGCCGTTTCGTTTTCGTCGCTTTCGATAGCGCTGCTACTGGCCGTGATGGCGGACAAGCCGATGCGCGGCGGCAGCATCTATCGCACGCTGCTGATCTGGCCATACGCCGTGGCGCCCGCCGTCGCCGGTGTATTGTGGGCATTCATGTTCCAACCCTCTCTCGGCATTCTCGCCAAAGGCCTGCGCGATCTCGGCGTCGATTGGAATCCTCTGCTCAACGGCAATCATGCGCTCACGCTCGTCATCGCGGCGTCGACGTGGAAACAGATTTCGTACAACTTCTTGTTCTTCCTCGCCGGTCTCGCCGCGATCCCACGAAGCGTGATCGAAGCGGCGGCGATCGACGGCGCGCGACCGACGCGTCGCTTCTGGACGATCATCTTCCCGCTGCTGTCGCCGACGACGTTCTTCTTGTTGGTTGTCAATATCGTCTACGCGTTTTTCGACACGTTCGGAATCATCGATGCGATGACGGGGGGCGGTCCTTCGAAGGCGACCGAGACGCTCGTCTACAAAGTCTATCACGACGGCAAGCTCGGCGGCGATCTCGGCGGGTCAGCGGCGCAATCCGTGATTTTGATGATCATGGTAATCGGGCTCACGGCCATCCAATTCCGCTACATCGAGCGCAAGGTGACGTACTGA
- the ugpB gene encoding sn-glycerol-3-phosphate ABC transporter substrate-binding protein UgpB, translating to MTGANNAVIVKLADEFNASQKEYKVVPTYKGSYPDTMNAGIAAFRAGNAPHMMQVFEVGTATMMAATGAVKPVHQLMKDAGESFDPKNYLAAITGYYSTSKGEMLSFPFNSSSTVMWYNKDAFKKAGLDPEKPPATWPETFEAAKKLKAAGYATCGFSNAWVTWVNTEQLSAWHNVSLSTKANGLDGFDTVLNFNGPLHVKHLESLVELQKDKTYDYSGRTNTGEGRFTAGECPIFLTSSAFFGNVKANAKFAFGAAPMPYYPDQKGAPQNSIIGGASLWVMGGKKPDEYKGVAKFFTFLSDTDRQVEIHKSSGYLPITKAAYQKTKDSGYYKDAPYLETPLLELTNKEPTENSRGLRLGNMVQLRDVWAEEYEAALAGKKSAKQALDDAVTRGNTMLRQFERQVSR from the coding sequence ATGACGGGCGCGAATAACGCGGTCATCGTCAAACTCGCCGACGAGTTCAACGCCTCGCAGAAAGAGTACAAGGTCGTCCCGACCTACAAAGGCAGCTATCCGGACACGATGAATGCCGGCATCGCGGCGTTCCGCGCCGGCAATGCACCGCACATGATGCAGGTGTTTGAAGTTGGTACCGCAACGATGATGGCAGCGACCGGTGCCGTAAAGCCCGTTCACCAGCTTATGAAGGATGCCGGAGAATCGTTCGATCCGAAGAACTACCTGGCGGCGATCACCGGTTACTACTCGACGTCGAAGGGCGAGATGCTCTCGTTCCCGTTCAACTCGTCGTCGACCGTGATGTGGTACAACAAGGATGCCTTCAAGAAGGCTGGCCTCGATCCCGAAAAGCCGCCGGCAACTTGGCCGGAAACGTTTGAAGCCGCCAAGAAGCTCAAGGCGGCAGGCTACGCGACCTGTGGCTTCTCCAATGCGTGGGTGACCTGGGTCAACACCGAGCAGCTCTCGGCTTGGCATAACGTCTCGCTGTCGACGAAGGCGAACGGCCTCGATGGTTTCGACACCGTTCTCAACTTCAACGGCCCTCTGCATGTGAAGCATCTGGAGTCACTGGTCGAGCTGCAGAAGGACAAGACCTACGATTATTCGGGGCGCACCAACACGGGCGAAGGCCGCTTCACGGCCGGCGAATGCCCGATCTTCCTGACGTCGTCGGCTTTCTTCGGCAACGTGAAGGCAAATGCGAAGTTCGCTTTCGGCGCCGCGCCAATGCCGTACTACCCGGACCAGAAGGGCGCACCGCAGAACTCGATCATCGGCGGCGCTTCGCTGTGGGTGATGGGCGGCAAGAAGCCCGACGAATACAAGGGCGTCGCGAAGTTCTTCACGTTCCTGTCGGACACCGACCGCCAGGTCGAGATCCACAAGTCGTCTGGCTATCTGCCGATTACCAAGGCGGCGTATCAGAAGACGAAGGATAGTGGCTACTACAAGGACGCGCCGTATCTCGAAACGCCGCTGCTCGAGCTGACCAACAAAGAGCCGACCGAGAATTCGCGCGGCCTGCGTCTTGGCAACATGGTTCAGCTGCGCGACGTTTGGGCCGAGGAATACGAAGCGGCTCTCGCCGGCAAGAAGTCGGCGAAGCAGGCACTCGACGATGCAGTCACGCGTGGCAACACGATGCTGCGCCAGTTCGAACGTCAGGTTTCGCGTTAG